One stretch of Glycine soja cultivar W05 chromosome 7, ASM419377v2, whole genome shotgun sequence DNA includes these proteins:
- the LOC114418862 gene encoding potassium transporter 5-like: protein MSVEADSLGMEGDNDTWKETPQNHLMKERTDSLNLEAGRVSMTSTHFSKLDWRTTLSLAFQSIGIVYGDIGTSPLYVFSGIFTNGIHHNEDILGVLSLIIYTIVIIPMIKYVFIVLHANDHGNGGAFALYSLICRHAKVSLIPNQQPEDKKLSHYRLETPSHNLNRAQKLKQKLENSYFARVVLVLVTMLGTSMVIGDGIFTPSISVLSAVSGISTSLGQEVVVGISIAILIALFSLQRFGTDKVGSSFAPILLVWFSFIAGIGIYNLFKHDIGVLRAFNPKYIFDFFKRNGKQGWLSFGGVLLCITGSEAMFADLGHFSVRAIQISFSFVVFPSILIAYIGQAAYLRKFPEKVSNTFYASIPDHLYWPTFVVAVAAAIIASQAMISGAFSVISQAQSLGCFPRVKVVHTSTKHRGQVYIPEVNFMFMIACIVVTAAFKTSEKMTHAYGIAVVCDMLITTILVSLIMLVIWKKSIWVVALFLPVGCIELLYLSSQLTKFTKGGFVPLLLAFFLTIFMGIWHYVQKERYMFELKNKVSSEYVRQLANNANINRIPGIGLLYSELVQGIPPIFPHFIASIPSIHSIVVFVSIKAIPIATVALEERFLFRQEWPREYRIFRCVVRHGYRDVLGDHVVFESQLVQQLKEFIRQESFMVESEGTTTGEQEPIPANEDEMADMQQGFSSTINVTSAQEGKARTSSSSASARVIPDQGAIVVSRASSDSVQPLGVTKGVEEEIKFIEKAMESGVVYMLGEAEVVADPKSSIFNKIVVNYAYSFLRKNFREGDKSMAIPRNKLLKVGMTYEI from the exons ATGTCTGTAGAAGCAGATTCTTTAGGCATGGAAGGAGACAATGACACATGGAAGGAGACACCACAAAATCATCTCATGAAAGAGAGAACAGACTCTCTCAATCTAGAGGCTGGTAGAGTTTCTATGACTTCAACCCATTTCTccaag TTGGATTGGAGGACTACTCTGAGTTTAGCCTTTCAAAGCATAGGAATTGTGTATGGTGATATTGGCACATCCCCACTTTACGTGTTTTCAGGCATCTTCACCAATGGTATCCATCACAATGAAGACATTCTGGGGGTTTTGTCTCTCATAATCTACACCATTGTGATCATACCCATGATTAAGTATGTCTTCATTGTACTGCATGCTAATGACCATGGCAATG GTGGGGCATTTGCACTCTATTCGTTGATATGTAGGCATGCCAAGGTGAGTTTAATTCCAAATCAACAACCAGAGGACAAGAAGCTTTCACATTACAGACTAGAAACACCATCTCATAATCTGAATAGAGCCCAAAAGTTAAAGCAAAAGCTTGAGAACAGTTATTTTGCTCGTGTTGTGCTTGTACTTGTAACCATGCTGGGGACTTCCATGGTCATAGGAGACGGCATTTTTACTCcatcaatttcag TTCTTTCTGCAGTGAGCGGGATCAGTACCTCCTTAGGTCAAG aagTTGTCGTGGGGATCTCTATAGCAATATTGATCGCCCTTTTTTCTCTGCAACGATTTGGCACTGACAAAGTAGGATCTTCATTTGCTCCAATTCTCTTGGTGTGGTTTTCATTCATTGCCGGAATTGGCATCtacaatttatttaaacatGACATTGGAGTATTACGTGCTTTCaatccaaaatatatatttgactttttcaaaCGGAACGGTAAACAAGGATGGCTATCATTCGGTGGAGTCTTACTATGCATCACAG GGTCTGAGGCAATGTTTGCTGACTTGGGTCACTTTAGTGTGCGAGCCATTCAA ATTAGCTTCTCTTTTGTTGTATTTCCTTCAATACTGATTGCATATATTGGACAAGCTGCATATCTACGAAAGTTCCCTGAGAAAGTGTCTAATACATTCTATGCAAGTATACCTG ACCACTTATATTGGCCAAcatttgttgttgctgttgctgcTGCCATCATAGCCAGTCAAGCAATGATTTCAGGAGCATTTTCTGTTATATCCCAAGCACAAAGTCTGGGTTGTTTCCCAAGAGTTAAGGTTGTGCATACTTCCACTAAGCACAGGGGCCAAGTGTATATTCCTGAGGTCAACTTCATGTTCATGATTGCATGTATTGTAGTCACTGCTGCCTTCAAGACCTCTGAAAAAATGACTCATGCATATG GGATTGCAGTAGTTTGTGATATGCTAATCACAACAATCTTGGTTTCCCTTATAATGCTGGTTATATGGAAGAAAAGTATATGGGTGGTTGCTCTCTTCTTGCCAGTCGGTTGCATTGAGCTTCTTTATTTATCATCACAACTGACTAAATTCACAAAGGGAGGGTTTGTTCCTCTTCTATTAGCTTTCTTCTTGACAATATTCATGGGAATTTGGCACTACGTGCAAAAGGAAAGGTACATGTTTGAACTCAAGAACAAGGTTTCCTCCGAGTATGTGAGACAACTGGCTAACAACGCAAACATAAATCGCATACCCGGAATTGGACTTTTGTATTCTGAGCTTGTACAAGGCATTCCCCCTATATTCCCACACTTCATTGCTAGCATTCCATCCATTCATTCAATTGTGGTATTTGTTTCCATCAAGGCTATTCCTATTGCAACAGTTGCATTGGAAGAGAGGTTTCTGTTTCGACAAGAATGGCCTAGAGAATATAGAATATTTCGTTGTGTTGTGAGGCATGGTTACAGGGATGTGCTTGGGGATCATGTGGTGTTTGAGTCACAGTTAGTGCAACAACTGAAGGAATTTATAAGACAAGAGAGCTTCATGGTTGAGTCTGAGGGAACAACAACTGGTGAACAAGAGCCTATTCCTGCCAACGAGGATGAGATGGCTGACATGCAGCAAGGTTTCAGTTCCACTATTAATGTTACATCAGCTCAAGAAGGAAAAGCTAGGACTAGTAGTTCTTCTGCTAGTGCAAGAGTAATCCCAGATCAAGGTGCTATAGTTGTGTCTCGTGCCTCTTCAgattcagttcaaccacttgGGGTGACTAAGGGAGTTGAAGAGGAGATCAAGTTTATAGAAAAGGCAATGGAGAGTGGTGTGGTGTATATGCTGGGGGAAGCAGAGGTAGTGGCAGACCCAAAATCATCTATCTTCAATAAGATAGTTGTCAACTATGCTTATAGCTTCCTGAGGAAGAACTTTCGCGAGGGGGATAAATCGATGGCAATCCCTCGTAACAAACTTCTCAAAGTTGGAATGACATATGAAATATGA